From Citricoccus sp. SGAir0253, a single genomic window includes:
- a CDS encoding glycogen debranching N-terminal domain-containing protein, which produces MTLAWNFAGSPGGVSSGTVTLLEGSSFCLSEASGDITPGAAQGLFLRDTRVLSRWELRLDGDPVEPLTVLAEETYRGTFIGRARPRAGLADSTLVVERHRFIGASMREDLVVRNLGAETAAFAMTVHVDADFGDLFEVKAGHVESRGEHSIQHGEDELHLTRRWQGHSRGTVVSVVGATMLPDAITFRVVVPARGQWRTSLHVEPVIDGVRPDLAFPEDQPVTRMLPAVRRTAWRGETPTVMVPDPELLETLRTSGRDLESLRIYDPTDPKAVAVAAGAPWFMALFGRDSILTALMTLSLSPSLALGTAEALAKYQGAREDPVTEEQPGRILHEMRFGVDAADALGGNVYYGTADATPLFVILVGELLRWGAPPDRLRALLPHVDRALEWVERHGDRDGDGFVEYQRGTDRGLVNQGWKDSHDGITDASGRIPRGPIALVEVQAYVYGAYLARALLAEALEDDAGTARAFRDRAARLRERFEEAFWLPERGWYAIALDGDKDPVDSLASNMGHALWTGIVAQEHAASVADHLLSPAMFTRWGVRTLASTMGAYNPMSYHIGSIWPHDNAIIATGLRRYGFVEHAARVARALYGAATEFGGRLPELMCGFDADEYAQAVPYPAACSPQAWASAAPVELTRMLLGARPCFPHRHLRLDPRLPAELQPLTIRGLRLGDALVDVEVRDGQATVTGLADGMTVSAEPCACGEPGSP; this is translated from the coding sequence GTGACGCTCGCGTGGAACTTCGCCGGATCGCCGGGAGGCGTCTCGTCCGGCACGGTGACCCTCCTGGAGGGCTCGTCCTTCTGCCTGTCCGAGGCCTCGGGGGACATCACCCCCGGCGCCGCGCAGGGCCTGTTCCTGCGGGACACCCGGGTGCTCTCCCGCTGGGAGCTCCGCCTCGACGGGGATCCGGTGGAGCCCCTCACCGTCCTGGCGGAGGAGACCTACCGCGGCACCTTCATCGGCCGGGCCCGGCCGCGGGCCGGCCTGGCCGACTCCACCCTCGTGGTCGAGCGCCACCGGTTCATCGGCGCGAGCATGCGCGAGGACCTCGTGGTGCGCAACCTCGGGGCCGAGACGGCGGCGTTCGCGATGACCGTGCACGTGGACGCCGACTTCGGCGACCTCTTCGAGGTCAAGGCGGGCCACGTCGAGAGCCGGGGCGAGCACTCCATCCAGCACGGGGAGGACGAGCTGCACCTGACCCGGCGATGGCAGGGGCACAGCCGGGGCACGGTGGTCTCGGTGGTGGGGGCGACCATGCTGCCCGACGCCATCACGTTCCGGGTGGTGGTCCCGGCGCGGGGACAGTGGAGGACCTCGCTGCACGTCGAACCCGTCATCGACGGCGTGCGGCCGGACCTGGCGTTCCCGGAGGACCAACCCGTCACCCGGATGCTGCCGGCGGTGCGGCGCACGGCGTGGCGGGGGGAGACGCCCACGGTCATGGTGCCCGACCCCGAGCTGCTGGAGACCCTGCGCACGAGCGGCCGCGACCTGGAGTCCCTGCGCATCTACGACCCGACCGATCCGAAGGCCGTGGCGGTGGCCGCCGGCGCGCCCTGGTTCATGGCCCTGTTCGGCCGGGACTCCATCCTCACCGCGCTGATGACCCTGTCCCTGAGCCCCTCGCTCGCCCTCGGCACCGCCGAGGCGCTCGCGAAGTACCAGGGCGCCCGCGAGGACCCGGTCACCGAGGAGCAGCCGGGCCGGATCCTGCACGAGATGCGGTTCGGCGTGGACGCCGCGGACGCCCTGGGCGGCAACGTCTACTACGGCACGGCCGACGCCACGCCGCTGTTCGTCATCCTCGTGGGCGAGCTGCTGCGCTGGGGCGCCCCGCCGGACCGGCTGCGGGCCCTGCTGCCCCACGTGGACCGCGCGCTGGAGTGGGTGGAGCGCCACGGCGACCGGGACGGCGACGGCTTCGTGGAGTACCAGCGCGGCACCGACCGCGGACTGGTGAACCAGGGGTGGAAGGACTCCCACGACGGCATCACGGACGCCTCGGGCCGGATCCCCCGGGGCCCCATCGCGCTCGTGGAGGTCCAGGCGTACGTCTACGGCGCCTACCTGGCCCGCGCCCTGCTCGCCGAGGCGCTCGAGGACGACGCCGGGACCGCACGGGCGTTCCGGGACCGCGCGGCCCGGTTGCGGGAGCGCTTCGAGGAGGCCTTCTGGCTGCCCGAGCGCGGCTGGTACGCGATCGCGCTGGACGGGGACAAGGACCCCGTGGACTCGCTGGCCTCGAACATGGGGCACGCCCTGTGGACGGGCATCGTGGCGCAGGAGCACGCGGCCTCCGTGGCCGACCACCTGCTCTCCCCGGCGATGTTCACCCGCTGGGGGGTGCGCACCCTCGCCAGCACGATGGGCGCGTACAACCCCATGAGCTACCACATCGGCTCGATCTGGCCCCACGACAACGCCATCATCGCCACCGGGCTGCGCCGGTACGGCTTCGTCGAGCACGCCGCCCGCGTCGCCCGCGCGCTGTACGGCGCGGCCACGGAGTTCGGGGGCCGGCTGCCGGAGCTGATGTGCGGCTTCGACGCCGACGAGTACGCCCAGGCGGTGCCCTACCCGGCGGCCTGCTCGCCCCAGGCCTGGGCCTCCGCGGCGCCGGTGGAGCTGACCCGGATGCTGCTGGGGGCCAGGCCGTGCTTCCCGCACCGGCACCTGCGCCTGGACCCTCGGCTGCCGGCGGAGCTGCAGCCGCTCACGATCCGCGGCCTGCGCCTCGGCGACGCGCTGGTGGACGTCGAGGTCCGGGACGGGCAGGCCACCGTGACGGGGCTCGCCGACGGGATGACGGTCAGCGCCGAGCCGTGCGCCTGCGGCGAGCCCGGGTCCCCCTGA
- a CDS encoding glycosyltransferase family 4 protein has product MDSLRIAMVAPPFFEVPPRGYGGIELVLAHLVDALVERGHDVTLVGAGGHGTRARFRRTYAVPQRERLREVLPEAVHAAAVAEVLDGLAVDLVHDHTLLGPLQARGRAVPTVVTVHGPVAGEPGGYYRSVGRSAHLVAISHAQRALAPDLHWAGTVHNALDPTCSPFRDRKEDWVLFLGRCTPDKGMHLAIDVARAAGRRIRIAAKCTEPPERRYFEAEIRPRLGPGVEWLGELCGPAKAEALAAARCLLFPLQWEEPFGMVLIEALAAGTPVVTMPRGAVPEIITDGVTGLVRDRVEDLVPALAEVGRIDPRRCRREVLERFVPATMAAGYEAVYRRVLDGAAPAPAPAPAAARRPVATAPSRPAPSGPAPPGPAPGGTGPDGAVSRR; this is encoded by the coding sequence ATGGACTCGCTGCGCATCGCCATGGTGGCCCCGCCGTTCTTCGAGGTGCCCCCGCGGGGCTACGGCGGGATCGAGCTGGTGCTCGCGCATCTCGTCGACGCCCTCGTGGAGCGCGGCCACGACGTCACGCTGGTCGGCGCCGGGGGACACGGCACGAGGGCCCGGTTCCGCCGGACCTACGCCGTCCCCCAGCGGGAGCGCCTGAGGGAGGTGCTGCCCGAGGCCGTCCACGCCGCCGCCGTCGCCGAGGTCCTCGACGGCCTCGCGGTGGACCTGGTCCACGACCACACCCTGCTCGGCCCGCTCCAGGCCCGGGGCCGGGCCGTCCCGACGGTCGTGACCGTGCACGGCCCGGTCGCCGGGGAGCCGGGCGGGTACTACCGGTCCGTGGGCCGCAGCGCGCACCTGGTGGCGATCTCGCACGCCCAGCGGGCGCTCGCCCCGGACCTGCACTGGGCCGGGACCGTGCACAACGCCCTGGACCCCACGTGCTCGCCCTTCCGCGACCGGAAGGAGGACTGGGTGCTGTTCCTGGGCCGGTGCACCCCGGACAAGGGCATGCACCTGGCGATCGACGTGGCCCGGGCGGCGGGCCGGCGGATCCGGATCGCGGCGAAGTGCACCGAGCCGCCGGAACGCCGGTACTTCGAGGCCGAGATCCGCCCGCGGCTCGGGCCGGGGGTGGAGTGGCTGGGCGAGCTGTGCGGACCCGCCAAGGCCGAGGCCCTCGCCGCCGCCCGCTGCCTGCTGTTCCCGCTGCAGTGGGAGGAGCCCTTCGGGATGGTGCTGATCGAGGCGCTCGCCGCGGGCACCCCCGTGGTGACGATGCCCCGCGGGGCGGTCCCGGAGATCATCACGGACGGCGTGACGGGCCTGGTGCGGGACCGGGTCGAGGACCTGGTCCCGGCGCTCGCGGAGGTCGGGCGGATCGATCCCCGCCGGTGCCGGCGGGAGGTGCTCGAGCGGTTCGTCCCGGCCACCATGGCCGCCGGCTACGAGGCGGTGTACCGGCGGGTGCTCGACGGCGCCGCCCCCGCCCCCGCCCCGGCGCCGGCCGCCGCGCGGCGGCCGGTGGCGACGGCGCCCTCACGTCCCGCCCCCTCGGGTCCCGCCCCGCCGGGTCCCGCACCGGGCGGCACGGGACCGGACGGCGCGGTCAGTCGGCGATGA